AATCCCGCAGTCTACTAAGAAGAGGGTCTGAAGAGTGGCAGTAACTTTCTCTAACAGAGCTCGGAGGGGCTCAAGACGGATGAAGCGCAGTGCACCATGACTCAGATTCAGCTGCTTCAGTTGACTGAGACTTGGGTACTGGGGCAGACACTTCAAGTCCTCTTTTTCTAGGGAGCCATAAGTTAATGCCAATGTCTCCAACGGGCTCTTGAGGCACCTGGAGAGAGCAAGAAGTTACTACTGGGCAATGGCACCAGTTAGAGGACGGTGGTGGAAAATAACCTCAAGGGAAGAGCGTGTTTTGCGCAGACACAAGTTTGTTCTCATCATCTAATCATTATCCTCCCACAAGGTGCTGCCTGATGAGGACTTGGGTCATTCAGAGGCAGTCCCATTTTAGGCTCAGTCCTTTCACCATCACTGGTGTGATTGGTTCAAGGCCATAAAATCTCTAAgacctcttttcttcatcttccagCAGAAAGCTTCATCTCTGGGCCACATGAGCCCAGTGGAAGAGATGCCCAAAGAATTGACCTAAGCAAGGTCTAGGGATGTCAGCTAGGGATACCTGCTTTCAGAGGCTCCCTGACATGGCCACATCTGCAAACCACCTCTCACTTTGTACCACTGTCATGCCTATACCCTCACCTCCATCCCAGAAGCACACATTTCCCATGTCAATTACCTTTCCTGGAGTTCAAAACAACCTTTTACAAACAGGGAATTAGAGACAGGATCATTTATGCTCACAGGAAGCTGTGAGGACCGAGCTTCCTCTGTGAAACACACAGGTTTGGTgcactttctcttcttttatacCCTCCCCTCTGTTGCCTCTTTTTTATCATATTAACTTTAAACACACTTCCTAGCAAGGAATTCACAAAAGCTATTCATATTTATCATATTAACTTTAAACACACTTAATAACAAGGAATTACTAAAAGGAATTCACCCTCACTAGAGCTGAACCCCCTACTAACCAGCTCCCTACATGATGCCCCTTTCTGTAACATCTACCCCAGATCATCCCTCTGCCCTTACTGGAGCGATCCTGTGATACCCACTTCAGGATATAGAGCACCAAACAGGACAATGCATTCTAGTGTCCCCTTTCCTGGACATCTCCagtggctggcacacagtagatgctgaCTAGTGTTTACTCTAACAAAAAAAGGCTGTGCTATGGCCCCCAGGGAAAGCTCACCATCCTTCCTCACCTGATCAGCTGGTCCAGGTAGCCTTCAAAGAAGCGGACCCTTCTTATATAAAGCATCTGGAGATACTCCAGCCTGAGGAGCCCAGAGCTGAATTCAGCAACTAACTGTTTTTGGCTGTCAGGGCTTAGCAGGTAACGACAGCCATCGGAGATGAAGAGTTTGCGAAGATTCCTCATCTGGCTCAGGTAACGGCTAAACTCTACTATCATACACGGCCAGCGTATGTTCCAAATTTCCAATACTTGGATACTGTCTGGGTATGCTGTTTCCAGTATGTTTCTGAAATTTAGAATGTTCATTGAATAATTCACCACCTTAGAACAGCACAGGCGTACTGAACCTCTTCTATGCTGGACCCACCCAGAGAAGAAGCTCAGATCTTCATCCATGGATTCTTCCTTGAGGCAAACATCAATGAACACCTTCAAGGGCTGCTTCTCTCCTGTCCTTGGACGGTCCTCAACCGTCTGCCTTTTACTCATCACCTCTGGGGAGCAGGACAGGGGCCTGGCTCCAGACCATATGGTCCAAAAATTCTCATCAACATCCCGCAATTCCAGCACTTGAAGTTTCCACCTCCTGTGAgtaacataggggaaaagctcaGAATGTAGGCAAGGACCCACCACTGACCTGGATTTTCACTCCACATCAAGGACTTCAGCTGCTTTTTTCCTCAGcgcccctccttctctctcttctccatccCTTTCCCCCTTGGATTCTGCCTGGTACCCACTTCTAGTgcctttaccttccactgggaGCAGACAGGTTCCTGTTTCCACAGTGGACCCTGTATGGTGAGCAGTCCTTTCCCAGAGGAGCTGGGCAATGGCCAAGAACTTTCCCAGCTTTCTCACTGGCACCATCAGAAGCCCCTGGTCGACCCCAGGTTGCCAATTTGCCTGACCCAGCTGTTTATTCCCTGGACACCTGGGCCCTCCCCACCAGGGTCAACTCACCTGGGGCGAACCTTTTGGGCAAGCAGGCGATCAATCCCATCCACTACATAATGTAAGATCTCCAGATCAGGTGTCTTCATCAGGGACCCcagagggaggcaggggaaggGCCAGGCCTGCACCATCACCTTCAGAACCTCGCAGCATCTGCTAGTGAAGGCCTCCACGAACAGTGGGGGGAAGAGCTCCCTGGGCAGCTCATCCAGGACGGAGATGGCCAAGGCCTGGTCCTTCAGCAGGCTCTGCCCTGCCAGCTCCAGGAGTCTGCGTGGGGCCTGGAGGCTCATCCTGATAAATCTGCAAGAAAACAAATCCAGAGAAAAGACAAACTTATCAGGCCAGACCTCTCACACCCTGACTTCTCCTGGGCCAAAAGTCACTACTCTGGCAGGTGTGAAAAGGTCCTTAGTTTATCCCAATTCCACTCTGCAATAATTGGCCACAGAGACATAGTTCTGCCCTTCTGGTACCAAGAAGTGTCTCCCAACTTCTAAGGAGCGGGCAAGATCCCTCTTACTCCATGAAACTTCATCCATTTCTCCACCCAACTCTATTAGCTCTGGGAAGTGTTACCAAGAATCTTCAAAGCTCAGCtccttttttgagaaaaaatgtCTTCTTAATTTAAGGATCTAAAACAATGGTCATGTGGCTGGGCTtgatggctcacagctgtagtcccagcactttggaggccaaggtgggtggctaatttaaggtcaggagttagagaccagcctggccaacaaggtgaaacccagtctttactaaaaatacaaaaagtagccaggcatggtagcaggtggcTGTAactccaactacttgggaggctgaggcacaagaatcgtttgaataaaggaggtggaggttgcagtgagctgagatagtgccactgcactccagcctgggcaatagagtgagactcagtctcaaaaagaaaaacaaaacaaaacaataaaacaatggtAATGGGAGTCTCCTGTGGCCCCAAAAAGCCTACAATCTCAGTTCCCACAATGAACTTGGCTGGGAGAGActaaagggatatttttaattagataccattatGTTCACTTTCAAAAGAGTAATGAGGGGCCACACATGGAagctcacagctgtaattccaacactttggcaAGCCAAGGCAGAacaatcacttaagcccaggagttgctgaccagcctgggctacatagtgagaccctgcctctccaaaaaaatacaaaaaatagacgGATGTgatggtgcacccctgtagtcccagctactctgcaggctgaggtagaaggatggcTTGTGTCTGGGAAGCATAAGTTACAGTGatctgagactgtgccactgtacccccagcctgggcagaagagcaagactctttcttaataaaataaataaataaataaaatattacccactttggaatggagtctagagAAACAAATGGATCCCACATTCAGAACAAAGACTCCATTCTTGAAAATGGAATATGATACCAgtcatgttggctcatgcctgtaataccaagaCTTTAGAAAGCAAAGTGGGAGGTTTGCTTCAATCTAGGTGAcccagaccagcctaggtaacaaaccaAGATCCCATCACTATAAAAAAACATAGTAATagggccggcatggtggctcacacctgtaatctcagcactttgcgagactgaggtgggcagatcacctgagtttgggagtttaagaccagcctggccaacatagtgaaaccccatctctattaaaaatacaaaaattagccaggcgtggtggcacacacccatagtcccaggtacttgggaggctgaagcaggagaatcacttgaacccagaaagccgaagttgcagtgagccaagatcgcacctctgcacttgaaccttggcaacagagtgagactccgtctcaaaaaaaaaaagaaaaaagaaaaaaacaaaaacaaaaaaattagtcagttaTACTGGTGCATGACTGAATTCCAGCCATCCAGAAGGCTAGAACTTCTGAgtagggaggattgcttgagcccagaagtcagaggttgcagtgagtcaagatcacaacactgcattccaccaTGAATGAcccagcaagacactgtctcaaagaaaaaaaaaaaaaagacttcagtcaattgcattattttttaactgCTTGATTTGGAACtttgaagctgggcatggtggctcatgcctataatcccagcactttgagaggcctagatgggcaggtcacgaggtcaggtgttcgagaccagcctggccaacatagtgaaacactgtctctactaaaaatacaaaaattagccgggcatggtggcgggcacctgtaatcccagctactcaggaggctgaggcaggagaatcacttgaatccaggaggcggaggttgcagtgagccaagaccacatcattgcactccagcctgggtgacagagcaagactccatctcagaaaaacaaacgaacaacgAAACAAACAATCCTTTGAAATGACATaaactaaaacacaaataaaatatttggagtGAAGAGATAAAACTGcattagagaaaaaattaaagccTACATCTGTTCATCTGAAAAACAGGCAGGAAAATTCTCTGTGCCACCTTGGTCTTCATGTCGCCATCTCTACTGTCTGACTGTGGGTCATAGGCGTGCCTTTGTGAAGGTCCCTGACTTACCAGATCTGGACTCACTTTGCAGTCTGCTCAGACCTCTTGGAGAACCTAGCAATAACTTCGGGTACCACAGCCTGGGGTCTCTTCTGTGGATGTTCACAAGCTTTCttggatctttcttctttttttttgagatggagtttcactcttgttgcccagttcAGAGtaaaatggcatgatctcggctcaccacaacctccacctcctgggttcaagtgattctcctgtctcagcctccaaagtagccagaattacaggcatgcgccatcacacctggctaattttgtatttttagtagagatggtgtttctccatattggccaggctagttttgggaactcctgacctcatgatccgccctcctcctcagcctcccaaagtgctgggattacaggcatgagccacggcacccagcaaCTTTCTTGGACCTTCCTAATCCCACCTCCCTTATCAACTTCCAGATTCCTATTAGAAAGTGATGCCTGATTGGATTTCTGAACTCCACCCAGTTAAGCCTGATTGAAGTTTTGGCTTTCTGCAGAATAATGGATTGAATCAGATATCCaatcatgaaaatgaaagcacTGTAATTAGGGTGGAAGTCAAGACCACATTTTGATGATTTTCATGTGACCAAAGAACTCCCAACCATGATATTTTCAGGCTTTGCTTTTCAGTCTAATCTCAGGAATAGGTTGAACCCTTCCCTGTCTTCCATTCATGACTAGGAAGGTCACATATTACTGCCACTCCATCTCTGTTTGTGGAGGGCATTAATGACTGAATTCTTGACTTCCACCCTAACCCTAACAAACACTGATGAAATTTACTAGTATGTGACCTTCTTTTTCCTGAGTGTGACAGAACTCTCACTCTGTTCCTGACATTAAACAGAAGAACAAAACCTAAAAGGATTAATGTTGGGGAAGTCTTTGGCCCCATCAAAATTATCAAAATGGGCTGGGGGcgttagctcatgcctgtaatcccagcactttgggaggcccaggtgggtggatcacgaagtcaggagatcaagaccatcctggccaaaatggtgaaaccttgtatctactaaaaatccaaaaattagccgggtgtggtggcaggcagctgtagtcccagctactcaggtggctgaggcaggagaatcacttgaacccaggaggcagaggttgcagtgagccaagatcatgccactgcactgcagactaggtgacagagagagactctgcctcaaaaagcaaaacaaaacaaaattataaaaggtttcagccaggcacggtggctcacgcctataatcccagcagtttgtgaggccgaggcgggtggatcatgaggtcaggagatcgagatcatcctggctaacagtgaaatcctgtctccactaaaaatacaaaaaattagccaggcatggtgatgggtgcctgtagtcccagctattccagaggctgaggcaggagaatggcatgaacctgggaggcagagctttcagtgagccaagatcgtgccactgcactccagcctgggtgacagagcaagactcagtctcaagataaataaataaacaaaaatacaatgtttcagagtttaaactttataagccaggcacggtggctcaagcctgtaatcctagcactttgagaggacaaggtgggcagatcacgaggtcagcagttcgagaccagcctgaccaacatggtgaaaccccgtctctactaaaaatacaataattagctgggcatggtagtatgcacctgtagtcccagctactcaggagtctgaggcagaagaatcacttgaacccgggaggtggaggttgcagtgagccaagataatgccactgcactgcagcctgggcaacagagggagatgtcatctcaaaaaaaaaaaaaaaaatcagtggagcatggtggcacacacgtgtggtcctagctactctggaggctgaaatgggaagatCCATTTTTTGATCCCCacgatgcagaggttgcagtgagccgggatcaatCCACTGCCCTCTGGGTTGGGCAACAGAGcctgtatcaaaa
This portion of the Pongo abelii isolate AG06213 chromosome 1, NHGRI_mPonAbe1-v2.0_pri, whole genome shotgun sequence genome encodes:
- the LOC112131787 gene encoding PRAME family member 22: MSLQAPRRLLELAGQSLLKDQALAISVLDELPRELFPPLFVEAFTSRCCEVLKVMVQAWPFPCLPLGSLMKTPDLEILHYVVDGIDRLLAQKVRPRRWKLQVLELRDVDENFWTIWSGARPLSCSPEVMSKRQTVEDRPRTGEKQPLKVFIDVCLKEESMDEDLSFFSGWVQHRRGSVRLCCSKVVNYSMNILNFRNILETAYPDSIQVLEIWNIRWPCMIVEFSRYLSQMRNLRKLFISDGCRYLLSPDSQKQLVAEFSSGLLRLEYLQMLYIRRVRFFEGYLDQLIRCLKSPLETLALTYGSLEKEDLKCLPQYPSLSQLKQLNLSHGALRFIRLEPLRALLEKVTATLQTLFLVDCGIGDSKLRVILPALSRCSNLTTFCFHGNDTSMDALKDLLRHTGRLSNLSLETYPAPRESLDNRGRVVWELLTPLQAELMRILREVRQPNRIFFGPVSCSCCGTSPTELLEFNFCLWGRAA